The Rosa rugosa chromosome 1, drRosRugo1.1, whole genome shotgun sequence genomic sequence tacatacatagaGGGCCCTTTGGATCCTTTTTTTGACCATTTTAAGGAATTCcttgtgggacccacttttcgatcacatttcggcatcttgaccgttcagtttttaggtcctaatatatagatcatttatgtaaattttcagccaaattgatgatcatgaAGAATCAAActaaattaaatcaatggatgtgtttgagcccaaaagtaattttggcaagatcctttagtggatttagcatagcgggccgatacctgtggcccaaaaataagcctactcgggtttgggttacagcttcacccattccgtgatccatgaggaaaacgaaaccttattggagtcgggtagcgaggattgaataggaaacttcaatcaatatcccttctatgacaaggaacagtcgaaaccctaggtatatataccaggtttcaaggacaaagaaaggacctctctcatatcaatcaatcctagcgattacaaagcctccccggagcaaaccttcaacctcgttgaaacccggtgaccgcccgccagtcctagtctctccaagagccgactgtcagcatcaccataccaaccggcgaccgtacttccagtcctagtctccccaggagccgactgcgagcgcaaccgccaccgttactaccagcgaagcaagggtaacgccctcgcaacccagcgaagctaaagtcacgctttagcgcaacccgtgctttctccaaacttcccagtgattgctctgcttagtctacaatactaagtatcgattcggtgacgcgaagagaccacacccaaagtccttatccgtaaggcagaaagtccttatccctaaggctagagaagaaccttgtggcgaggttggtgctctcctcgtccgcaaacgcttgaagaagaagtcaggtcaagggactaccccgacgactgcaccccacggtgctggcacgcctgcgcacacgctcaaaagagacagtttgcaagccaactggtttttgcgccaaacattttggcacgcccagtgggaccaactgAGTGTCTCTTCGTGGacgcactacaccaattttgttatcagacaacggcaaaaaaccgttgtgtgatttgatgtataaccgttgtagagtgagccgttgtctgatgaaaaatcagacaacggtggaacacagttgtgtgataaacacacagacaacaggtatgtgttataactgttgtttgatagctcggcagatggctcggcagatgccaagcgcgcagctgcgcagcagtttaggggcgtcttcagacaacagtgccagtTTGCAACCGTTGTATGTTAATCATGTcaaacaacatttttttattttgtctgttgtctgattgctcttcaaacttcagttcttagactatatctgttgtgtgattaaatttaggacaacagagttcaattgcttctgttgtgtgattaaattgtaggacaacagagttcaattaattctgttgtgtgattagctattaagacaacagagttcaattgcttctgttgtctgagtataaattagaagacactgatttgttaaaaaccgatgtgtgatatgaatGATTGCAATGTGTTTCTATCCCATTTTTGGCCATTCAGACAACGGGCAGTCATCTATATCTAATCTGTTGTGCGATCATTTGAACATCTCATTCCTGAATTAGAGAGTACGCCATCAAATAcaaacattgcaaaccatcaaatgagaaATCTAACCAATACTCCCCGCGTGATGCTGCGGATTTGCATTGAAATTTTGTACGTAAAACAGTCATAATAATAAGCTAAGAAACATTAATTGAAAATGTTATAACTTTACATATTACAGAAGTGGTGTTTAAACCAGACTCATATTTTTACATAAGAAGTTAAGCTCTCGGAGGAGGAGAATTATGACCATGACCATCACTTAGTGCGTCTTTAACAGGGATTTTAAGATTCCAAGTTCCTGTTGAAGCTCCAACAAACTGTGAAATCCCTTTTAATGGTTCATCAGTTGGAGTCATCTTTGTGGCTGTTTGAATGATCAGTATAGAGTCAGGAACCGGAACAAATTCAGCTCCATAGCTCACATCCCACCCAACTACAGAGTTCCCATATGATGGTGCACTTCTGCAATTTATTGACATCCAATTCAATAATGTAAGCTTTGATTCATCATCAGACATGCATGAGTGGGATTGTTTGGCAGTGCTTTTATAAAAGAGCCTTCTCTCactgacataattttttttataaagtgCAGGCGCTTCATGTAAATGCACCGTGAACATTTCTTAATGAAACAATCAATCATTTTATATATGAAAGCACTATAAGCTATTTCTTCCAACTTTCAAACCACTCCAAAAAGCTCTGAAGAGTATTTGAAAGCTTTTTTTACCATCACTAAAAGCCTGAAAGTATTGCCAAACAGGCCCCAAGTCGTGGACTATAAATTTTGTGCTCAGAATGCAAATAGATAGTATATATCAAATAATAATATAACAACAAAGAAGAAGCAATCTAACCTCATAAATTATAATTTCCAGAGTCTTCTTTGTCCCAAGTTTGATGGTTACTTCAGCGACCGGATCAGCAATGGTGAATTCTGGGTTGCACTCACAGTAATCCACACTCAAACCTCCATATTGTATAGGAACATGCTCAGCAGAAATGTACCTACAGCATCATGTGAAATTTTAACTTCAAATCAACCAACTCTATAAAAGGGGATATACTCTACAGAAACCCCTATTGATCAAATCATGCAATGTCAGATAGACAGAAACTATACTAACTTGAAAAGGATCTCTGCAGATTTGGCTGGGCTTGCAAAGACAAACTTGGTTTTGGTCCCCTGTGTCAAGAAGGGGCTTATCAATATGTAGAATGCAAAATACCAACCATGCATGGAGCAGTCTTCTCACCACATACACAACAGATCATGCAAAAGCAGTTATATTTCACAAAAGCAAGACTGAAACTAATCAAGACTGGAACTATTTCCTACTCCTTACAGATGAACAAGTACACAAAAGCATCGCATTTCAGAGATCTGATTTCACTACTAACCACCGAAAGCCATAAGCCGCGACCCTTAAGACCCAACAACAAAATCAGGAAGAAAAGAACGAATCCGATGTAAGTGACATTAACGAACTGAAGCTTCTAATAAGACTAACACAGTTCACAAATATAACAGGAATGTATATTCTCAAAAAGCTCTCAACATAGATAATTGCAAGACCACAAGCAGAACATAAAGATCAAATAAAGGGAAAGAAATAACAGGTTCTCTACTTCTCTTTTGTCTAAGTCAGAATGGTAAATTAAACTACTTTTCAAAGTATAATCAACAACCTGTCCCAAAATAGCTTTACAAGATGGTGCGTGCTAAACAATCAAAAATACTACAGCTAATCACTATTAATTCTAACTAGAACAAATAAACAACTTTATACCCAACTTTTCCTCAAACGTCAATTTAGAACAAGGacatcaaagaaaagaaaacaaacaacaatTGCATATATAACCAACCAAGAAGCAAACAAATTCTAAgaactaaattaattaaaacaaaagCTTAGATTTCATCACACTAAAGGAAATACAATTTGCCAAAACTTGTTCTTTGACGGAGTAAAGAAAATCAACTCAAAAAAATAAGCAAATGGTTTGCTGAAATCAAATAAAAACTACTCCTCATCACCCAAATCGATAAACAGCTAATAACGTAATACCCAGACCAATTAACAAAACAATCAAATCAGTGAAGTACGACCAACATAGTAGACATAATGATCTTGCACAAAACAGCACCCACATTTGGACAACTTTCTCAGCAAAACAAACTGAATTAGACCTTGTTCTTAACATCGAGACATTTGTACATAAAAAAGGATCATAAGATACAACTCACCCTCTAATTTCTGCGAGATCACCAGTATATTCATAGCTAAGAGAGTAATAGAAGTAAAGCCTTGATGCCAGGACATCAATAGTTCTGAAGTACATGTTCTTTAGTCATGAAGCCATGAAGAACAATCAGAAACATGATACCTGATAAACAGGTGAAAGAAGAGAAAGGAAGAAACTGTTGTAAAGAAATGGATAGATTGCTGTCTTTCTACCTTATGTACTGCGAGTAGAAATACCTGCGGATGTTGTTGAGAGAGTCCTGGAGAAAATTGACCTCCAGATCAGTTTGCTCTTTCACTGCCTTCAACTGCTCCACGCTCAGCTTCTCCATCTCTCCTCTCACGCTCATCACCATCTTCAGTCGATCTTCAACATGCACATAAGATACTAGCACAAACACGAATAGATTTTAATaaaagcccaaatgaaaaggtAGATGAATGCAGATGGCTGGAATATCATGTATGAATGTAAAAGAAATCAACAAATGTAAATCTCCAGGAAAGTTATGTTAAATTCAAAACCATATTAATATTTCTGGAACACATATTATAAATTAAAAGCGTCTTACTTGGTTACAATTTTATCAAACTTGTACATTTTACCAAACTTATTTTTCGGATTCAATTTTAGTTATATTCCGATCCAGATGGCCAGTGACAAAATTACTAGTGCAGTCTAGTAAATCTACTGAAAATTGAATCAGGCTTATATTAAAGTTCAAACAAATAAGCTCACCAACATCAGGTTCCAATTTTGCACTGTTTAAGTCTGACACTAGCTTGCAGATTGAGTCTTTTGTGCCATTCTGGATGAATCAGCAGGGACAAAAGGATCAGAACAAATGAAACCATATTAAAAGGGTTGAATACAAGTTACAAATTCTGCAAAATGAATAAGAAAAATGCACATAAAAAATGCATGATAACTTGAAACAAAATCAGGAGAGCACCATGGTAAAGGTGTGTCACAAGGTGGGAATACGTCCTAAATATAAACATATACATAATAATTTTTTCTGTAAATGCAACAAATTGACTATTACTGACTCTCTCAGCAATTAGGAAACAAATAACTACCTACACTAGGCATGGaaatcatttcatttcataaggTCAGGTTCTCACAGTGTGTTTGTTTAAACGAGACTGTTATCGACTATGTTTTGAAATATCTACTTGTTCAGTACGTACCATTAAAATTCCACTAAATTAATTACCAAGGCAAAAATCACAGAACGTAAACTTGCTTTTGTGAAACTAAATCAGGCAGCTTTTAtactaaacaaaaaaattaatcgAAAAATGGAATATTTTTGAAAGATACTATTCTGAGTATCTAAAACAGAGAATGTAAAGCCAATCACATATATCATAATCAAATAATAAACCCAATCAAACCCTAAAGCACAAAAATTCTGAGCAGATAAAACAACTATATACTATAGGTAATGCAGAAAGAGAGACATtgttgcataaaaaaaaaaaatacttacacACTTCCAGTTTCCACCAACAAAAAActgcaaaacaaacacaagATTTCAATCAGATTAGAAAAATCCAACATTGAAGAATCCGCAACTTCATTGACTGAGAGACTAAAGATCTCTCATAGTAGTTTAAAAAGGATAAAAAGGATAGCCTATGCTGTTCTCTAAAACTTTACCATAGTAGTTTAAAAAGGATAACAATATCTGTTGATAAGGTGAGATGCATTTGTCACCACAGAAGCTGAAAACTCCTCAAAAATGCACCCTTTACACAACTAATGTTAGAGAATCACTCATCTATTGACGACAATCTATTGAATGCGATAACTTAACTCAACCTAGGTGCAATCAATCGTCTTTGATCCTCTTGAGAAGCTTGTTAGCCCAGCGTTTAACGCGTCGCTTCAGGGTATAGCCAACAATGATCCCAGCAACAAAGGCAATTGCACAGAACTTTGAGCATGTCCACAGGGACACCACTCCTCTGCAAGCAAACATAAAAAATTTACCAATTCAGTCCAATTGCAGAAATTCAATCCAACTATTGAAGTTCACTTAACCATAACACAAGTTCATATACTAATTCAAGCCTCACCAATACGTGAACAACTCTACTTAAACACAAGCCAAAACAAGTTTGGGAAGCTCAATagcaaaacccagaatcaaTTTGCGAAAAAGCGATTAAAGAACCAAACTTTGGTAGCATAATTGTTAGTTAAAGACAAGGCATTATGGACCTACTGCATAAATTGATCAAATATTTCACGAGTTTCACACCAAAGTAACCCaattcacacatatatacaatcaGAAATTTATAAACTTTAAAAGGGTAGAGCTAGATGGGTCTGTACCTAACAGGTCTGGCGACTATAATACAAGACTGATCGGACAAAGCGGCAGAGAGGCCCTCAGTAGAACGAGGACCttcaaaggaagaagaagaagatgatgatgaagcttTTTCGGATTGGTGTGGGAGGAGCCGGTACATCATCCCCAGAAAAGTCACGTTCTTTTCTCTCTCGAAAGGCTCGGAATCCATGGTCGGAGATGGAGATCCGAGTCTCTGTTAAACTCCGGTGACTAGAGTGCACAATTTTAAGATCTGCTTATGAATATCAGAACCCTAAATTTTGCATCTCAGTGAATTGAAACAGTAACGAAGAGCGAAAGCTGACAAattcaaatcaaaattgaatcaaAACAGTAAAGGAGACGACGAGAACTTACCAAGTTCGAGACAAATCGAATCAAAGGCGTGAATCGAAGTTCGAGATGATGAAATTTTTTAGGGCTCCTGTGTGAATCCAAGTCTAAGGCTGCTCCGATGTGAATCCACGGATTCACAGAGAAATCTCCTTTAGGGCTTCGAAGGGAAATCTCCCATTTAGGGCTTCGAAGGCTTCGCTTTGGAGGTggtggatttagggtttaggattgtGGAGTGAGTCGGGGCAGCTGTGGAGTGAGTCAGAGTGAGAGTCGCACAGCGAGGGAGTCAGAGAGAGAGTCGGGGTGAGTTGGGGTCAGCTGTGGGGTTTTGTGGAGTGAATGTCGTGTCGGGTTTAGCTGTGGGCATTAGTTTGGTCTGAATGGATTTTTTCTGAAGTGTTCTAATAGTTTGGTCTGAATAGATCGATGCTATTGTGTAGTTGTCTAGCGCTAGGACACATGGCCACATTAATTTCATCATGCAGGCATCAGACCATGGTTTTCCacatatctgttgtctgaatgccagttaaaaaatttcagttttgccGCCTCTTGTTGCCTGCTGAGAGGGAATCGAATTTTGGGGGAGAGAATGCAGGGAAATGTTGGAGGGAATAGTGCCATTTTGAGGCAAATCTACACACATCCAAACTTTCCCAATATATCTCCctttatcagacaacagaaagtaaaaaaacagttgtatgatattttgcaagctacactcatacaacagatataactattctgttgtgCTTTAGAGtatcaatttggagccaaatttgagtcgatctaggagggaaatctgccgctattttttttatgattcacacaacggattattcttgtaaccgttgtgcaatgaccttctaaaaaaaaattcagaattttaacccCCTTATACAACGTTAGTTTAGtaaacatgttgtgtgattaacttttcttcatcacacaacgcattttttttttcgttgtgcaaaaagtgttgtgtgttaacatttttggtgtagtgacgttagccattgggaaatcaagcgaaaacccttaccaaaagggctacgctaactgctcaaaacacaagacctccagttacaaaccgcatcctcgcgcggattgtcgtggtctttctgaagaacaagtgactcaaagattctCTCTCCAGTCCCAATactccgatatgtcaactgaacaaGGAGAAAATCACCCGACCgctgctgagggtcaaactTTCACTACTAATCAGGCCAATGAGCCTGTCACTATTACTGTCTCCAATACAGTGGAGAGTGAAGAAGGAGAGGCTTTCGTTGATGAATGACActattacttttgggctcaaacaggacgaaccgaatctgtccaacctgaaccattcatgtttatagttgtaaattgcagttatGAATgacttaacgattatcaatttggctgaaaatttgcagaggtgatctactcatatatacctaaaaattgaatgattgagatgtgaatatgtgatagAAAAGTAGGTATAATaaccttaaaatggccaaaaaaatgatccctcactagaaggacccctatatatatatatataggattaaattcagtttagtccctcaaactttaggccaaacatcagtttggtccctcttcttttttttttaatcaaactcatccctgatctcccaaattgcatcaacttcgtccaaaatttgaatttgactccGAAGATGACGTCATCCGCTGAGCTGGAGCCGACAAGGAGGTCCCACATATCTGATTTTGAACCCACAGGAAgggtaaaatggacatttcaaatttaatttaatttcttttctttttttctcttattttctctattttcttctctctctctctctctctctctctctcattaccAGCCACCATGAATCTCTGCTCACAAGCTCCCACTACCCACCATGAATCTCAAAACCGCCCCCTCCCCAACTGCACATCATATCCATTTttttctcccaaaatcaaaattgcaaaCTAAATCCAATCCAAATAAAATCGTAAGATGAGCCCAACTTCAAATCACTAATATCTAAATGCAAAATCCAGAAATTCAAACAAACCGAAATGGTCGGCCCCCAAATCTTCTCTCTACACCCAAAACCTCATCTTTTTGGGCACATCCAAATCACAGGCCTCCAAAAACAACAGAGTTTCCAACAGATAACAAAACCAACAGAGCACGTCTCTGTGATTGTTTACCTGAGGATGGACCAGAGATCTGCGGCGGCGATCAGAAGGGAAGCGATCGGAGGTCAGGGGTACCCCACCTGCAGGCATAACCGCTGCTGCTAGGGCTCGCTGGCCCGTCAGCCTCTTGATCCGTTTCGGTCCTCGCCCACAGAATACCACCACCTccatcacaccccaaaccctcgCTCGATTCCTTCACTTTGCAATCTGGTTGGGCTTCGGGTCGAAGTTTTCGTCGCCGGAGCTCGACTCGGAGGtcatggagaaaccaaccgtGGGTGATATTTGATGGAATTGGGTGAATGTGAGAAATTAGGGCTTTAATCGGGTTTGGGGAGATAGAGAGAAGGTTGTGCCTACACCACCAATTCCgatcgaggaggaggaggacgacgAGGAGCAAGACGGCTTGGTGTAGAGCTTCAGACcgaagggaggtggaggtggaggtggaggtggaggtggaggtggtagAAGGGGTTTCGAGGTCGTCGATCTAGAGAGGAAGATTCCgatcgaggaggaggaggaggaggaggagcgagaCGGCGTGGTGTGGAGCTTCAGAtcgaagggaggtggaggtggaggtggtagAAGGGGTTTCGTGGTCGTCGAtctagagaggaagaagagagagagagagagagagagagaagaaaatagagaaaataagagaaaaaaaaatagaaattaaattaaatttgaaatgtccattttacccTTCCTATGGGTTCAAAATCAGATATGTGGGACCTCCTTGTCGGCTCCAGCTCAGCGGATGACGTCATCTTCggagtcaaattcaaattttggacgaagttgatgcaatttgggagatcagggatgagtttgattaaaaaaaaaaaaaaagggaccaaactgatgtttggcctaaagtttgaggaactaaactgaatttaatccatatatatatataactttgctCAGGTGTGGATATCCACACCTAAGAAAAAATATTTGAACTCAAGTCGGGAACTCTCCTACAACTTACCATACAAGAAAGACAACTTGATTACGAAATGAATGTTAGTCTACTCGGTTAATAACTAAGAAATCCGTACTAAAGAAGATCAGGAAACCTGGGAATATGTAGCCCACAAATAAGGTCCCATATTGCTATAAAAAGAGAAGACTTATGAGTACCAACCAACACAGCAAAGGCTTGAAAAGAACTTAGCTCTTGGTGTTCTTGAAACTATGGCAATGACAGTTGTCGAGGTCGGAGAGGCTTCTCTGGTGCCAGCATTTCAACTTCTGTATGACAGCGTTAACCAAGCAATGGACAAAAAGACTGGCAACTTTAAGTACGTCCTCGTAAACCTCAAGTGCACTACTCTAGACCCTTTACAGAAACGGGTCCAGCGCGTGATCGGATATGAAGAGCGCAACGTGAAGTTGGGTCTCTCCAAGGAAGAAGTAGAAAACCTGATCACACTGATGCACAAGGGAGTAAAGCAGGTCAGAAAGTTTTCGACGTTGAAGTTTCGTATGAGGTACTACTGGTGCTGCATCAATGATCACGTTAGGGAAGTTAATGAGTTGGATACACATCTTCGAGAATTGTTGGAAATGCTGTGGCAACAGGAATTGGAGGATCTAAGGAAGGAGAGCACTACATACTTGGTGAAGAATAGAGGACTTTAGACGTAGAGCAGGGGGAATATGATGCAACCAATATAGAGGAGGGGATATTAGGGATGTGGTTGTATTTTTAGATTTCACGGTGATCATCTTTATTGTTTGCATAACAATCAGCAGGTGTAAGTTTAGTTTTCAATACATGTAAGTTTCACACTCGTTTCTCTGTTTATTGTCATGAAATTTTAGTaacacttcttttttcttttttttttgaaaaggggtttgcAACCCAGCCaaactgggaggctcatccccacacttcttttttcttttactctTAGGAAGTCCAAGTTTTCAACGTATTAAAAGTTTACAAAATTGAGCAATAAGAAATACTTCTTAGATCAGTCATTCAGTCACTATCATTTTGCTTGATCCTAATAGATACCCAAAAAGTGACTTAGCAAGCCTAATTCACATTTTGGGTCTAAAAAAGGACGTAAAGGCAAGTTACAACCAAGACCATCCACTCCACTAACATTATGAGATACCTAAGCAAATGCGAATGCGTGTTTTGTTAATATGCCTACGAGAAAGGAATATGGTTTTAGTGCTCCAAGTACATCTATGCATCAAATTTTAGTGTCTTTTGTCTTGCACATTGTATCTCTAATTTTAATGTTAATCAAATAATAATAGATAAACATAtaattgttaaaggaaaaacatatagtgtgccttcgtcaaagcaactgacggagaggaaatcaaggaatcagtgattaccatcatgcaatcagcacaattacggatcaatcagcatttagtatcattaatgtaatcgatatttccgttgtatatttatccctatataaagggactatgaaatgaaatgaggagACCAatttccaattgtcattttactttaacacgttatcagcgcgctcagagcaaatagccaaaagaaaaaaagaaaaaaatcctaattttctagtttctttccgttgaaaaaaaaaacaaccaaaaccctagaagaaaaaaaatatattttcttcttttctgccgcagctgtaaacaaaaaaaaaaaacaaaattcttcCTCATGCAGCAGCCCCACCCTCTGCCATCACCACCGCAGCACACCACTACCAGCAGCCACAGACCGGCCTCCAGCCTGCCCAGTCGGTCGCCTGCTCCGATCCCACCACCG encodes the following:
- the LOC133727357 gene encoding patellin-3-like isoform X3, with protein sequence MLLCTCSSGTKTKFVFASPAKSAEILFKYISAEHVPIQYGGLSVDYCECNPEFTIADPVAEVTIKLGTKKTLEIIIYEKCTIIWELCSWVGCELWS
- the LOC133727357 gene encoding patellin-3-like isoform X1, translating into MHGWYFAFYILISPFLTQGTKTKFVFASPAKSAEILFKYISAEHVPIQYGGLSVDYCECNPEFTIADPVAEVTIKLGTKKTLEIIIYEKCTIIWELCSWVGCELWS
- the LOC133727357 gene encoding patellin-3-like isoform X2; the protein is MYFRTIDVLASRLYFYYSLSYEYTGDLAEIRGYISAEHVPIQYGGLSVDYCECNPEFTIADPVAEVTIKLGTKKTLEIIIYEKCTIIWELCSWVGCELWS
- the LOC133727358 gene encoding uncharacterized protein LOC133727358, encoding MDSEPFEREKNVTFLGMMYRLLPHQSEKASSSSSSSSFEGPRSTEGLSAALSDQSCIIVARPVRGVVSLWTCSKFCAIAFVAGIIVGYTLKRRVKRWANKLLKRIKDD